A DNA window from Hordeum vulgare subsp. vulgare chromosome 1H, MorexV3_pseudomolecules_assembly, whole genome shotgun sequence contains the following coding sequences:
- the LOC123399795 gene encoding cell division control protein 48 homolog E-like — translation LIDDTVQGMTGNLFDAFLRPYFLEAYRPLRKGDLFLVRGGMTSVEFKVVETDPAEYCIVAPDTEVFCDGEPVKREDEERLDDVGYDDVGGVRKQMAQIRELVELPLRHPQLFKSIGVKPPKGILLYGPPGTGKTLIARAVANETGAFFFLINGPEIMSKLAGESESNLRKAFEEAEKNAPAIIFIDEIDSIAPKREKTNGEVERRIVSQLLTLMDGLKSRAHVIVMGATNRPNSIDPALRRFGRFDREIDIGVPDEVGRLEVLRIHTKNMKLAEDVELEHVSRDTHGYVGADLAALCTEAALQCIREKMDIIDLEDDTIDAEILNSMAVTNDHFKIALGTSNPSALRETMVEVPNVSWEDIGGLESVKRELQETVQYPVEHPEKFEKFGMAPSKGVLFYGPPGCGKTLLAKAIANECQANFISIKGPELLTMWFGESEANVREIFDKARGSAPCVLFFDELDSIATKRGSSVGDAGGAADRVLNQLLTEMDGMNAKKTVFIIGATNRPDIIDPALLRPGRLDQLIYIPLPDVESRLQIFRACLRKSPVAKDVDLNALAKYTQGFSGADITEICQRACKYAIRENIEKDMEKERRRKDNPEAMEEDEVDEIRAAHLEESMRYARRSVSDADIRKYQAFAQTLQQSRGFGTEFRFPDRPVGGATAAADPFASAATAAEEDDLYS, via the coding sequence CGAGCCTGTCAAGAGGGAGGACGAGGAGAGGCTCGACGACGTCGGCTACGACGATGTCGGCGGAGTCAGGAAGCAGATGGCCCAGATCAGAGAGCTGGTTGAGCTCCCGCTGCGCCACCCCCAGCTGTTCAAGTCCATTGGTGTCAAGCCTCCGAAGGGCATCTTGCTGTATGGGCCACCTGGGACCGGCAAAACCCTCATTGCCAGAGCTGTGGCCAACGAGACAGGCGCCTTCTTCTTCCTGATCAATGGCCCGGAGATTATGTCGAAGCTCGCCGGAGAAAGCGAGAGCAACCTCAGGAAGGCGTTTGAAGAGGCCGAGAAGAACGCGCCGGCCATCATCTTCATCGACGAGATTGACTCCATAGCCCCAAAGAGAGAAAAGACCAACGGAGAGGTGGAAAGGCGTATCGTTTCGCAGCTGCTCACTCTCATGGATGGGCTTAAGTCCCGTGCACACGTTATTGTCATGGGTGCTACCAACCGCCCGAACAGCATCGACCCTGCTCTCAGAAGGTTTGGAAGGTTTGATAGAGAGATCGACATTGGAGTCCCCGATGAGGTCGGGCGGCTCGAGGTTCTCCGGATTCACACTAAGAACATGAAGCTGGCTGAAGATGTTGAGCTGGAGCATGTTTCAAGAGACACCCATGGGTACGTCGGCGCCGATCTCGCTGCCCTTTGTACCGAGGCTGCTCTCCAGTGCATTCGCGAGAAGATGGATATCATAGACCTCGAGGATGACACCATTGATGCGGAGATACTGAATTCCATGGCCGTCACAAATGACCATTTCAAGATTGCACTGGGGACAAGCAACCCATCTGCTCTTCGTGAAACTATGGTCGAAGTTCCGAATGTCTCTTGGGAAGATATTGGTGGCCTGGAGAGTGTAAAAAGGGAGCTGCAGGAGACCGTCCAGTATCCAGTGGAGCATCCAGAGAAATTCGAGAAGTTTGGCATGGCTCCCTCCAAAGGTGTTCTGTTCTACGGCCCTCCGGGCTGCGGCAAGACCTTGTTGGCCAAGGCGATTGCCAATGAGTGCCAGGCAAACTTCATCAGCATCAAAGGACCGGAGCTGCTTACCATGTGGTTTGGCGAGAGCGAGGCCAATGTGCGTGAGATCTTCGACAAGGCTAGGGGGTCGGCACCATGCGTCCTCTTCTTTGACGAGCTCGACTCGATTGCCACCAAGCGAGGAAGCAGTGTTGGCGATGCCGGAGGTGCCGCCGATAGGGTGCTGAATCAGCTTCTTACCGAGATGGACGGCATGAATGCCAAGAAAACCGTGTTCATCATCGGCGCCACCAACAGGCCAGACATCATAGACCCTGCCTTGCTTCGGCCTGGGCGCCTTGATCAGCTTATCTACATTCCTCTGCCTGACGTTGAATCCAGGCTCCAGATCTTCAGGGCCTGCCTCAGGAAGTCTCCTGTGGCCAAGGATGTTGACTTGAATGCGCTCGCCAAATACACGCAGGGGTTCAGCGGCGCAGACATCACGGAGATCTGTCAGCGTGCGTGCAAATATGCCATCAGAGAGAACATTGAGAAGGACATGGAAAAGGAGAGGCGGCGGAAGGACAACCCTGAAGCCATGGAGGAAGACGAGGTCGATGAGATCAGGGCTGCTCACTTGGAGGAGAGCATGAGGTATGCACGCCGGAGTGTGAGCGATGCTGATATTCGCAAATACCAGGCCTTTGCTCAGACGCTGCAGCAGTCCCGTGGTTTCGGCACCGAGTTCCGATTCCCTGATCGGCCGGTGGGGGGCGCTACAGCCGCGGCCGATCCTTTCGCGTCCGCTGCCACGGCAGCTGAAGAAGATGATTTGTACAGTTAA